In the genome of Pseudomonas sp. B33.4, the window GGATTTCGCAGACCGAGGTGGTTTCCAGCGCCTGCGCCGACACCGGGTGTTTCTCGGTGTCCATGCCGGACAGACCGACCAGTTCGCTCGGCAGGTGGAAGCCGGTCAGTTGTTCTTCGCCGCTGTCGCTCAGGCTGAAGGTTTTCAGGGCGCCGGAGCGTACTGCATAAACGGAATCGAACGTGTCGCCCTGGCGGAACAGGAACTCGCCTTTTTTCAACGGGCGGCCGCGTTTAACGATTTCGTCCAGCGCATCCATGTCTTCCAGATTCAGAGAAAGTGGCAGGCAGAGAGGGGCCAGGCTGCAATCCTTGCAATGGGCCTGGTTGTGAGCGCGCAGTTTGACTGGCTCGGACATTTCTTAAATCCTTGTGGGAAAACACACATAAGCCGTAAGGGTAACCCACAGGAGGACATTCAGGCCAGTCCGTGGCGACTTTGTCCCACAGCCATAAAGCCGCAGCGCCAGCAGCCGATAAACAGGTATCAGAACGCATACAAGGAACGAATCGATGGCCTCGATTGGCACGCTGAGCCCCGGTAGCAGCGACGTTGCCGCATTGCCGGAGACGTTTAAAACTTCGTCCGGCAATGCACGCGACCCAGACTTGACCGAAGAGGCAACCCCGACCTTGGTCGAAGGCGTCAAAGTGTCGCTGTCCGGTGCATCGATTGAAAAATCCGCCAGTGTCGGTGGCGAAAACCGCGACATCGAAGACAGCGGATTGCCGGAGAACATCCAGCAATTGCTGAAAATGATTCGCAAGTTGCAAAAACAGATTGCCGAGAAAAAGGCGCTTATCGAAACGGTCATGGCCGACAAGCGCCTTTCCAACGAAGAAAAGATCATCAAGGTGGCCGCTCTGCGCGGCGCCATCGCCGCGTTGAATACGGGTCTGATCACCGCCAACCTGGCCTTGTCCAAAGTGGTGGGGCAGTCGGGCCTGACGGCGGATCAGAATATGAAGGTCGGTTCGCTGCTGATGAAAAACTAGATCACCCGCGAAAAACGCTGGCGGTTCTGCTGTTCCAGGTACGCATCGAACACCATGCACACCGAGCGCACCAGCAAACGTCCCGCCGGCAACACTTCAATCCGCTCACGATCGAGTTCGATCAGGCCATCGTTGGCCATGCCTTGCAGCTGCGGCCAAAGCGCGCCGAAATAGCCCTGAAAATCGATGTTGAACTGTTGCTCGATCTCGGCGAATTGGAGGCTGAAGTTGCAGATCAGTTGCTGGATCACCGCGCGGCGCAAGCGATCATCGGCGTTGCACAGCAAACCCCGGCTGGTCGCCAGTTGCGCGGCGGCCAGGGTGTTCTGGTACTCGTTGAGATCGCTGCTGTTCTGGCAGTACAGATCGCCGATCTGGCTGATCGCGGAAACCCCCAGACCAATCAGATCGCAATGGCCGTGAGTGGTGTAACCCTGGAAGTTGCGTTGCAGGGTTTCTTCTTCCTGAGCAATCGCCAACTCATCATCGGGCAGGGCGAAGTGATCCATGCCGATATAGCGATAGCCAGCGGCGGTGAGCTGTTCGATGGTGCGTTCGAGCATTTCCAGTTTCTGCGCGGGCGCCGGCAACTCATTGCCATTGATCCGCCGCTGCGGCATGAAGCGTTCCGGCAGGTGCGCATAGTTGAACACCGAGAGCCGGTCCGGTTGCAGGCTGATGACTTCCTCGACGGTGCGGGCGAAGTTTTCCGGGGTCTGCTTGGGTAGACCGTAGATCAGATCGATATTGATCGAGCGAAATTGCAGGGTGCGCGCGGCATCGATCACCGCACGGGTTTCTTCCAGGCTTTGCAGGCGATTGACCGCGCGCTGCACCGCCGGATCGAGGTCTTGCAGACCGATGCTGACCCGATTGAAACCGAGTTCGCGCAGCAGGCCCATGGTCGACCAGTCGGCTTCGCGCGGGTCGATCTCGATACCGTAATCGCCGGAGTCGTCATCCAGCAGATTGAAATGTTTGCGCAGGTGCGCCATCAACTGCCGCAGTTCGTCATGACTGAGAAAGGTCGGCGTGCCGCCGCCAAAGTGCAGTTGCTCGACTTTCTGGGCCGGGTCGAGATGACAGGCGATCAGCTGGATTTCCTGCTCCAGCCGCTGCAAGTAAGGCAGCGCGCGGCCGCGATCCTTGGTGATGACCTTGTTGCAGGCGCAGTAGTAGCAAATGTTCGCGCAGAACGGCACATGCACGTACAGCGACAGCGGGCGTAGAGCCTTGCGGCTGTCGCGCAGGGCATGGAACAGGTCAAAGGTGCCGACCTGACCGTGAAATTGCACGGCCGTCGGATAGGAGGTGTAGCGCGGCCCCGCCAGGTCGTAGCGGCGGATCAGATCAGAGTCCCAACGAATGGCGTCGAGCATGCGGGCATTCCCCCGGATAGGCTGGCAGTGTGGCGAGTCTATCGGGGGGCGGCTGAGGGCCTCTTGATTTGCATCAACAGCATAAGATCAAAAGATCGCAGCCTTCGGCAGCTCCTACCTTTGGAATGCGTTTCCCTGTAGGAGCAGCCGAAGGCTGCGATCTTTTGATCTTAATGGCCCATCAACCAATGTTGATGCGGCCCGGGCAATGTCCAGATGCCGAACAGGATCACCAGCAATCCACCGGCCATGCGCACGCTGCGTTTGCGCAAAATGGCGGTGACGCGTTCTGCCGCAAGCCCCGTGGCGAGCAGCACCGGCCAGGTGCCTAGGCCAAACGCAAGCATCAACAACGCACTGTCCAGCGCGTTGCCCTGACTCGCCGACCACAGCAACGTGCTGTAAACCAGTCCGCAGGGCAGCCAGCCCCACAGCGCACCCAGCAATAACGCGCGAGGCAAACTCGACACTGGCAACAAGCGATTGGCCACCGGCTGAATGTAGCGCCACAGACCGCGACCCAAACGTTCAATGCGCGTCAGCCCGCTCCACCAACCGGCCAGATACAAACCCATGGCAATCAGCAGCAACCCGGCCAGCACCCGCATGAACAGCGCCGCCGGACTGTTGGCCACTGCCCAGCCCGCCAAGCCGATCAGCAGTCCGGCCGTGGCATAGCTGAGAATTCGCCCAAGGTTGTACGCCAGCAGCAAACGAAAGCGTCGGCTGCGCTGTTCCTTGGGAATCGCCAGAGTCAGCGCGCCCATCAGACCGCCGCACATGCCCAGGCAATGACCGCCACCGAGCAGGCCGAGGATCAATGCCGAGACCAGCAATGGCGCCAGTTCAAGCATGAGGAGGCGCCTTGTCGTCCGGTTTGTTGGCGCGGGCTTCGTCCACCGCCGCGGTGTGGTTCGGATCCTGATCATCGAACAGGATGCTGTGCGCCGGGCCGTCGAGGTCGTCGTACTGACCGCTGTCCACCGCCCAGAAGAAGATGTACACGGCGATGGCCACGATCAGCAGGGCGGCCGGGATCATCACGTAGAGAGCTGGCATCTGTACTCCAGGCCCGCGCGGCTCAGGCCGGCAGCGGACGGGTTTGCGAGCGGGTGCTGGCGGGCGGCGGACTCGGCAGGCGAGTCAGGCGCAAAGCATTGAGCACCACGGTCAACGAACTGATCGACATGCCGACGGCGGCCCACACCGGAGTGATCCAGCCGAGCGCGGCGAACGGCAACATGAGGCCATTGTACAGTGCCGCCCACAGCAGGTTCTCGATGATCACCCGCCGCGTGCGCCGTGCCAGCGTAAAAGCCTGCACCAAGGCGTCGAGGCGATTGGACAGCAGCACCGCATCGGCGCTGGTTTTCGCCAGATCGGTGGCCGAGCCCATGGCCACGCTGATGTCAGCCGCCGCCAGTACTGGCACGTCATTGACGCCGTCGCCGAGCATCAGCACTTTACGGCCTTCCTTGTGCAGTTGCTGCAAGACTTGCAGCTTGTCGTCCGGACGCAAGCCGCCACGGGCCTCGTCGATACCGAGTTCGGCGGCGACGCTGGCGACCATCGGCGAGCTGTCGCCGGACAACAGCAAAGTGCGCCAGCCGCGTGCCTTGCAGGCGGCGAGCAGGGCGGGAGCGTCGTCACGCAAACGGTCGTCGAGGACGAACCACGCCAGCGGCCCTTGAGTGTCGCCGAGCAGCAGCCATTGACCCGCCTCGTCGGGCATTGCAGGCATAGCCGCGCCGCTGAGGGCGCAGACGAATTCTGCCTGGCCAATGCGCAAGCGCTGTCCGCCGACCAACCCTTCGAGGCCAAGCCCCGGCGTGCTGTGGACGTCTTCAGCGGCCAGCGGCGCACGGCCGAAGGCGCGGGCAATCGGGTGCTCCGAACGGTTTTCCAGAGCGGCGGCGAGGCTCAGGCATTGATCACTGTCGAGCGTCGCGAGTGGACGAATCGAGCGCAGCACCAACCGACCTTCGGTGAGCGTGCCGGTTTTGTCGAAGATCACCGTGTCGATCTGATTCAAACCTTCCAGCACGTGACCGCGAGTCAGCAGCAAACCGAGTTTGTGCAGGGTGCCAGTGGCGGCCGTCAGCGCGGTCGGCGTCGCCAGCGACAGCGCGCACGGGCAGGTCGCGACGAGCATGGCGAGGACGATCCAGAACGCGCGCGACGAATCCAGTTCCCACCACAACAGGCCAATGGCCGCTGCGGCGATCAGTGATAACAGCAGGAACCATTGCGCAGCGCGGTCGGCGATTTCCGCCAGGCGCGGTTTTTCCGCTTGGGCACGATCAAGCAGACGGACGATGGCCGACAGGCGTGTGTCTTGTCCGAGAGCCTGAACTTCCACGGTCAACGCGCCTTCGACGTTGAGCGTGCCGGCAGTGACCGTATCGCCCCGCGTCCGCGGTTGCGGCAGGTACTCGCCGGTGAGCAGCGATTCATCGATGCTCGACTGGCCGTCGATGATTTTGCCGTCGGCCGGGAGGATCGATCCGGCTTGCACCAGAATCTTGTCGCCCAGGCGCAATTCGCTAAGCAGGATGCGCTCGCTCTGGCCGTTGTTGTCCAGACGCAGACATGAAGCGGGCAACAGATTCACTAACTGAGCCGTGGCGGCGGCGGTGCGTTCGCGGGCGCGGCGCTCCAGATAACGCCCGGCGAGCAGGAACAGCGCAAACATGCCGACCGCATCGAAATACAACTCACCGACCCCGGTGATCGACGTCCAGATCCCGGCGATGTAAGCGCTGCCGATCGCCAGTGATACCGAGACATCCATGGTCAGGTGGCGCGTGCGCAGATCGCGCATCGCGCCTTTGAAGAACGGCGCGCAGCTGTAGAACACGATCGGCGTGGTCAGGAACAGCGCGACCCAGCGCAGGATCGTGTGCAGCTCGGGGCTGAGGTCGATGTTGAATTCCGGCCAAGTGGCCATGGTCGCCATCATTGCCTGGAACCACAGCAGTCCGGCCACGCCGAGCTGGCGCAGGGCCAGACGGTTTTCACTGGCCAGTTGTTCGCTGGCACGGTCGGCCTGATACGGATGGGCGGCGTAACCGATGTGGCGCAGTTCGGCGAGGATCTGGCTCAGCGGCAATTGCGCATCGGCCCAGCTCACGTGCAAGCGATGGTTGGACAGATTCAAGCGTGCTTCGGCCACGGCGGGCAGCGTGCGCAGGTGTTTCTCGATCAGCCAGCCGCACGCCGCGCAACTGATGCCTTCCATCAACAGCGTGGTTTCAGCCAGATCGCCTTCGTGACGGACGAAGGGTTGCTGGACATCGGCGCGGTCGTACAGTGCCAATTCGTCGGTCAGTTGCACTGGCAGCGCTTCCGGATTGGCTGAAGCTTCGCTGCGATGTTGGTAGTAGCTTTCCAGGCCGCCGGCGACGATGGCTTCGGCCACGGCCTGGCAACCCGGGCAGCAGAACTCGCGGGATTGCCCGAGCACGACGGCGGTGAAGCGGCTGCCGGACGGGACGGGCAGGGCGCAGTGGTAGCAGGGGATTGGGGTGGTCATGGCATCGTTGAGGGGGTAAGCCCTTGCATTGGGGTTGTCCGCTTGCCCTCACCCCAACTCTCTCCCGGAAGGAGAGGGAGCCGATCAGTGCGAGCCTGGATCTTCACTGTCATACACAAAACGTGCAAACGCTCGAGATCAGTTCCCTCTCCTGGGGGGGAGGGCTAGGGTGAGGGGGCTTTTGAAGTTGTTTACTTCTTCAGGTCTTCCGCACCTTGCAGCGGTTCATCACCGAGCAGCAGATCCTTGTCATGGCTGACCAGCTCTTCTTCGAACATGCGCCACACGTGATCA includes:
- a CDS encoding heavy metal translocating P-type ATPase; this translates as MTTPIPCYHCALPVPSGSRFTAVVLGQSREFCCPGCQAVAEAIVAGGLESYYQHRSEASANPEALPVQLTDELALYDRADVQQPFVRHEGDLAETTLLMEGISCAACGWLIEKHLRTLPAVAEARLNLSNHRLHVSWADAQLPLSQILAELRHIGYAAHPYQADRASEQLASENRLALRQLGVAGLLWFQAMMATMATWPEFNIDLSPELHTILRWVALFLTTPIVFYSCAPFFKGAMRDLRTRHLTMDVSVSLAIGSAYIAGIWTSITGVGELYFDAVGMFALFLLAGRYLERRARERTAAATAQLVNLLPASCLRLDNNGQSERILLSELRLGDKILVQAGSILPADGKIIDGQSSIDESLLTGEYLPQPRTRGDTVTAGTLNVEGALTVEVQALGQDTRLSAIVRLLDRAQAEKPRLAEIADRAAQWFLLLSLIAAAAIGLLWWELDSSRAFWIVLAMLVATCPCALSLATPTALTAATGTLHKLGLLLTRGHVLEGLNQIDTVIFDKTGTLTEGRLVLRSIRPLATLDSDQCLSLAAALENRSEHPIARAFGRAPLAAEDVHSTPGLGLEGLVGGQRLRIGQAEFVCALSGAAMPAMPDEAGQWLLLGDTQGPLAWFVLDDRLRDDAPALLAACKARGWRTLLLSGDSSPMVASVAAELGIDEARGGLRPDDKLQVLQQLHKEGRKVLMLGDGVNDVPVLAAADISVAMGSATDLAKTSADAVLLSNRLDALVQAFTLARRTRRVIIENLLWAALYNGLMLPFAALGWITPVWAAVGMSISSLTVVLNALRLTRLPSPPPASTRSQTRPLPA
- a CDS encoding sulfite exporter TauE/SafE family protein, yielding MLELAPLLVSALILGLLGGGHCLGMCGGLMGALTLAIPKEQRSRRFRLLLAYNLGRILSYATAGLLIGLAGWAVANSPAALFMRVLAGLLLIAMGLYLAGWWSGLTRIERLGRGLWRYIQPVANRLLPVSSLPRALLLGALWGWLPCGLVYSTLLWSASQGNALDSALLMLAFGLGTWPVLLATGLAAERVTAILRKRSVRMAGGLLVILFGIWTLPGPHQHWLMGH
- the ccoS gene encoding cbb3-type cytochrome oxidase assembly protein CcoS, with the protein product MPALYVMIPAALLIVAIAVYIFFWAVDSGQYDDLDGPAHSILFDDQDPNHTAAVDEARANKPDDKAPPHA
- the hemN gene encoding oxygen-independent coproporphyrinogen III oxidase, coding for MLDAIRWDSDLIRRYDLAGPRYTSYPTAVQFHGQVGTFDLFHALRDSRKALRPLSLYVHVPFCANICYYCACNKVITKDRGRALPYLQRLEQEIQLIACHLDPAQKVEQLHFGGGTPTFLSHDELRQLMAHLRKHFNLLDDDSGDYGIEIDPREADWSTMGLLRELGFNRVSIGLQDLDPAVQRAVNRLQSLEETRAVIDAARTLQFRSINIDLIYGLPKQTPENFARTVEEVISLQPDRLSVFNYAHLPERFMPQRRINGNELPAPAQKLEMLERTIEQLTAAGYRYIGMDHFALPDDELAIAQEEETLQRNFQGYTTHGHCDLIGLGVSAISQIGDLYCQNSSDLNEYQNTLAAAQLATSRGLLCNADDRLRRAVIQQLICNFSLQFAEIEQQFNIDFQGYFGALWPQLQGMANDGLIELDRERIEVLPAGRLLVRSVCMVFDAYLEQQNRQRFSRVI